Proteins encoded within one genomic window of Pithys albifrons albifrons isolate INPA30051 chromosome 9, PitAlb_v1, whole genome shotgun sequence:
- the HMX3 gene encoding homeobox protein HMX3: MPETGQEQPSAPPPPPKESFYIKNLLNGGPPKAPPKQPRALFAPSGKAAVDGAGFALSQVGDLAFPRFEIPAPRFALSAHCLERAQTWWYPYALTPAGAHLPRTEAAEKSLLRDSSPASGTDRDSPEPLLKAEGEQKELDSKSPDEIVLEESDSEEAKKEGGAEDWKKREESPEKKPCRKKKTRTVFSRSQVFQLESTFDMKRYLSSSERAGLAASLHLTETQVKIWFQNRRNKWKRQLAAELEAANLSHAAAQRIVRVPILYHENSGAEGSAGGGGAPGTQPLLTFPHPVYYSHPVVTSVPLLRPV; encoded by the exons ATGCCGGAGACCGGGCAGGAGCAACCCAGCGCCCCACCGCCTCCCCCCAAGGAGTCCTTCTACATCAAGAACCTGCTCAACGGCGGGCCTCCCAAGGCGCCCCCCAAGCAGCCGCGGGCGCTGTTCGCCCCCTCGGGCAAGGCGGCGGTGGACGGTGCCGGCTTCGCCCTCTCACAGGTGGGCGACCTCGCCTTCCCCCGCTTCGAGATCCCGGCGCCGCGCTTCGCCCTGAGCGCCCACTGCCTGGAGCGCGCCCAGACCTGGTGGTACCCCTACGCCCTGACGCCGGCCGGAGCCCACCTGCCCCGCACGGAAG CCGCAGAGAAATCCCTGCTGAGGGACTCGTCCCCCGCCTCGGGCACAGACCGGGACTCCCCGGAGCCGCTGCTGAAGGCGGAGGGGGAGCAGAAAGAGCTGGACTCCAAGAGCCCCGACGAGATCGTCCTGGAGGAGAGCGACTCGGAGGAGGCGAAGAAGGAGGGAGGCGCGGAGGACTGGAAGAAGCGGGAGGAGAGCCCGGAGAAGAAGCCGTGCCGCAAGAAGAAGACGCGCACGGTGTTCAGCCGCAGCCAGGTCTTCCAACTGGAGTCCACCTTCGACATGAAGCGCTACCTGAGCAGCTCGGAGCGGGCCGGCCTGGCCGCCTCCCTCCACCTGACAGAGACCCAGGTGAAGATTTGGTTTCAAAACCGCCGCAACAAGTGGAAGCGGCAGCTGGCGGCCGAGCTGGAGGCGGCCAACCTCAGCCACGCCGCCGCGCAGCGCATCGTCCGCGTCCCCATCCTCTACCACGAGAACTCGGGCGCAGAGGGGAGCGCGGGGGGCGGGGGAGCCCCCGGCACCCAGCCCCTGCTCACCTTCCCTCACCCCGTCTACTATTCCCACCCCGTGGTCACCTCCGTGCCGCTCCTGCGGCCCGTCTGA
- the BUB3 gene encoding mitotic checkpoint protein BUB3 isoform X2: protein MKTMTGSNEFKLNQTPDDGISSVKFSPNTSQFLLVSSWDTTVRLYDVPANTMRLKYQHSGAVLDCAFYDPTHAWSGGLDQQLKMHDLNTDQENLVGAHDAPIRCVEYCPEVNVMVTGSWDQTVKLWDPRTPCNAGTFSQPEKVYTLSVSGDRLIVGTAGRRVLVWDLRNMGYVQQRRESSLKYQTRCIRAFPNKQGYVLSSIEGRVAVEYLDPSPEIQKKKYAFKCHRLKENNIEQIYPVNAISFHNVHNTFATGGSDGFVNIWDPFNKKRLCQFHRYPTSIASLAFSNDGTTLAIASSYMYEMDDIEHPEDGIYIRQVTDAETKPK, encoded by the exons ATGAAGACG ATGACGGGATCAAACGAGTTCAAACTAAACCAGACTCCAGATGATGGAATTTCATCGGTCAAGTTTAGTCCAAATACATCTCAGTTCCTGCTTGTTTCATCCTGGGACACGACAGTTCGGCTCTATGATGTTCCTGCCAACACCATGAGACTCAAATATCAGCATTCAGGAGCTGTCCTGGACTGTGCTTTCTAT GATCCTACCCATGCCTGGAGTGGAGGGCTGGATCAGCAACTGAAAATGCACGATTTAAACACGGACCAAG aaaaccTTGTTGGTGCCCATGATGCTCCCATCAGGTGTGTTGAGTATTGCCCAGAAGTGAATGTCATGGTGACTGGAAGTTGGGATCAAACAGTGAAACTGTGGGATCCCAGAACTCCTTGTAATGCAGGAACCTTCTCTCAGCCTGAAAAG GTGTACACGCTGTCGGTGTCTGGGGACAGGCTGATCGTGGGCACGGCGGGCCGGAGGGTGCTGGTGTGGGATCTGCGGAACATGGGATACGTCCAGCAGCGGAGGGAGTCCAGCCTCAAGTACCAGACCCGCTGCATCAGAGCATTCCCCAATAAACAG ggttaCGTTTTAAGTTCTATTGAAGGTCGTGTTGCAGTGGAATATTTGGATCCCAGTCCAGAAatccagaagaagaaatatgcaTTCAAGTGTCACCGTTTGAAGGAAAATAACATTGAACAGATTTACCCAGTTAATGCCATTTCTTTCCACAATGTCCACAACACCTTTGCTACAG GCGGTTCCGATGGGTTTGTGAATATCTGGGACCCGTTCAATAAGAAGCGGCTGTGCCAGTTCCACCGTTATCCCACCAGCATCGCATCCCTCGCCTTCAGCAACGACGGAACCACCCTGGCCATCGCGTCTTCCTACATGTACGAGATGGACGACATCGAGCACCCCGAGGACGGGATCTATATTCGCCAAGTGACAGatgcagaaacaaaacccaagtgA
- the HMX2 gene encoding homeobox protein HMX2, with amino-acid sequence MSSKEDPSKCCPAAAPISSFTIQSILGSGSAEPPREAGGRAPAWPARARTLSLSSDDEEPEESWKHRGCFCPEAQGPAEACHKHQPLSFTCLGSAKGSGAAAAAAGGERGPFLSPPQQDCKDEKEKSLGPSSPSCGDRQRDGGDRQAGAAKKKTRTVFSRSQVYQLESTFDMKRYLSSSERACLASSLQLTETQVKTWFQNRRNKWKRQLSAELEAANMAHASAQTLVGMPLVFRDNSLLRVPVPRSIAFPAPLYYPGSNLSALPLYNLYNKIDY; translated from the exons ATGAGCAGCAAAGAAGACCCGAGCAAGTGCTGTCCGGCGGCTGCTCCCATCTCCAGTTTCACCATCCAGTCCATCCTGGGCAGCGGCAGCGCCGAGCCCCCCCGGGAAGCCGGCGGAAGGGCGCCCGCCTGGCCCGCCCGCGCCCGgaccctctccctctcctcgGACGACGAGGAGCCGGAGGAGAGCTGGAAGCATCGCGGCTGTTTCTGCCCCGAGGCTCAGGGCCCCGCCGAGGCGTGCCACAAGCACCAGCCCCTCAGCTTCACCTGTCTCG GCAGCGCCAAGGGAagcggagcggcggcggcggcggccggcgGGGAGCGGGGGCCCTTCCTCTCACCCCCACAGCAGGACTGTAAGGACGAGAAGGAGAAGTCTCTGGGACCCTCCTCGCCCTCCTGCGGGGACCGGCAGCGCGACGGCGGGGACCGGCAGGCCGGCGCCGCCAAGAAGAAGACGCGCACGGTGTTCAGCCGCAGCCAGGTGTATCAGCTGGAGTCCACCTTCGACATGAAGCGCTACCTGAGCAGCTCGGAGCGGGCCTGCCTGGCCTCCAGCCTGCAGCTCACCGAGACCCAGGTGAAGACCTGGTTCCAGAACCGCAGGAACAAGTGGAAACGGCAACTCTCGGCCGAGCTGGAGGCGGCCAACATGGCCCACGCCTCGGCGCAGACTCTGGTGGGGATGCCGCTGGTGTTCAGAGACAATTCCCTTCTCCGAGTGCCGGTGCCCCGGTCCATCgccttccctgcccctctctACTACCCTGGCAGCAACCTCTCGGCCTTACCGCTCTACAACCTCTACAATAAGATCGACTACTga
- the BUB3 gene encoding mitotic checkpoint protein BUB3 isoform X1, with product MKTMTGSNEFKLNQTPDDGISSVKFSPNTSQFLLVSSWDTTVRLYDVPANTMRLKYQHSGAVLDCAFYDPTHAWSGGLDQQLKMHDLNTDQENLVGAHDAPIRCVEYCPEVNVMVTGSWDQTVKLWDPRTPCNAGTFSQPEKVYTLSVSGDRLIVGTAGRRVLVWDLRNMGYVQQRRESSLKYQTRCIRAFPNKQGYVLSSIEGRVAVEYLDPSPEIQKKKYAFKCHRLKENNIEQIYPVNAISFHNVHNTFATGGSDGFVNIWDPFNKKRLCQFHRYPTSIASLAFSNDGTTLAIASSYMYEMDDIEHPEDGIYIRQVTDAETKPKST from the exons ATGAAGACG ATGACGGGATCAAACGAGTTCAAACTAAACCAGACTCCAGATGATGGAATTTCATCGGTCAAGTTTAGTCCAAATACATCTCAGTTCCTGCTTGTTTCATCCTGGGACACGACAGTTCGGCTCTATGATGTTCCTGCCAACACCATGAGACTCAAATATCAGCATTCAGGAGCTGTCCTGGACTGTGCTTTCTAT GATCCTACCCATGCCTGGAGTGGAGGGCTGGATCAGCAACTGAAAATGCACGATTTAAACACGGACCAAG aaaaccTTGTTGGTGCCCATGATGCTCCCATCAGGTGTGTTGAGTATTGCCCAGAAGTGAATGTCATGGTGACTGGAAGTTGGGATCAAACAGTGAAACTGTGGGATCCCAGAACTCCTTGTAATGCAGGAACCTTCTCTCAGCCTGAAAAG GTGTACACGCTGTCGGTGTCTGGGGACAGGCTGATCGTGGGCACGGCGGGCCGGAGGGTGCTGGTGTGGGATCTGCGGAACATGGGATACGTCCAGCAGCGGAGGGAGTCCAGCCTCAAGTACCAGACCCGCTGCATCAGAGCATTCCCCAATAAACAG ggttaCGTTTTAAGTTCTATTGAAGGTCGTGTTGCAGTGGAATATTTGGATCCCAGTCCAGAAatccagaagaagaaatatgcaTTCAAGTGTCACCGTTTGAAGGAAAATAACATTGAACAGATTTACCCAGTTAATGCCATTTCTTTCCACAATGTCCACAACACCTTTGCTACAG GCGGTTCCGATGGGTTTGTGAATATCTGGGACCCGTTCAATAAGAAGCGGCTGTGCCAGTTCCACCGTTATCCCACCAGCATCGCATCCCTCGCCTTCAGCAACGACGGAACCACCCTGGCCATCGCGTCTTCCTACATGTACGAGATGGACGACATCGAGCACCCCGAGGACGGGATCTATATTCGCCAAGTGACAGatgcagaaacaaaacccaa GTCTACTTAA